From Zingiber officinale cultivar Zhangliang chromosome 5B, Zo_v1.1, whole genome shotgun sequence, the proteins below share one genomic window:
- the LOC121987325 gene encoding NAC domain-containing protein 2-like, producing MLLLPKPVSLPPGFRFHPTDEELVLHYLRRQVDAAAPSPWPISVVAEVDIYKHDPWELPGKATYGEREWYFITPRGRKYPNGFRPNRAAASGYWKATGTDKPIYRSGKSGGKQPPIGVKKALVFYRGKPPRGAKTNWIMHEYRLAGAHSADSYRPARPITDSSTRLDEWVLCRIYRKNDHLQAVATSTKDREGTLSTYFDDVASSWSFKDYYYSLVGDSPENMQTAPANSHINGITDLDDPLQQPMDLSALASDDTESLVKRQRTMLEGNLKWQNCEYGGYSNDLVRQLDSNSSSFLEPHFIDKQLLLNSHWGLH from the exons ATGCTGCTGCTGCCGAAGCCCGTATCGCTGCCGCCGGGGTTCCGCTTCCACCCCACCGACGAGGAGCTCGTCCTCCACTACCTCCGCCGCCAGGTAGACGCTGCCGCTCCCTCCCCTTGGCCCATCTCTGTCGTCGCCGAGGTCGACATCTACAAGCACGACCCGTGGGAGCTTCCAG GCAAAGCGACGTACGGGGAGCGGGAGTGGTACTTCATCACCCCGCGCGGCCGCAAGTACCCGAATGGATTCCGGCCGAACCGGGCGGCGGCCTCTGGGTACTGGAAGGCGACCGGGACCGACAAGCCGATCTACAGATCAGGCAAGTCGGGGGGCAAGCAGCCACCCATCGGGGTGAAGAAGGCGCTGGTGTTCTACAGGGGAAAGCCGCCCAGGGGAGCCAAGACTAACTGGATCATGCACGAGTACCGCCTCGCCGGTGCACACAGCGCCGATAGCTACAGGCCTGCGAGACCGATCACCGACTCCTCCACGAGG CTGGATGAGTGGGTGCTCTGCCGGATCTACAGGAAGAACGATCATCTCCAAGCGGTGGCTACGTCCACGAAGGATCGGGAAGGAACACTAAGCACGTATTTCGACGACGTTGCCAGTTCGTGGAGCTTCAAAGACTACTACTACTCGCTCGTCGGCGATTCGCCTGAGAATATGCAAACGGCGCCGGCGAACAGTCATATTAATGGCATCACCGACCTGGATGATCCACTGCAACAGCCAATGGATCTATCTGCGCTGGCCTCCGACGACACCGAGAGCTTGGTGAAGCGTCAGAGGACGATGCTGGAAGGGAACTTGAAGTGGCAGAACTGTGAATATGGTGGCTACAGTAATGACTTGGTACGACAGTTGGACTCCAACAGCTCCAGCTTTCTGGAGCCGCACTTTATAGACAAGCAATTGCTCCTGAACTCGCACTGGGGACTGCACTAA